The Amycolatopsis sp. 195334CR genome window below encodes:
- the dhaL gene encoding dihydroxyacetone kinase subunit DhaL has product MACDANGTGRAIRAAAEVVAEHRAELIDLDRAIGDADHGENLNRGFTAVVSALDSATPATPAAVLKTVATTLISKVGGAAGPLYGTAFLRASTSLGDQSSLDVDAVVTALRAGLDGVKARGKAEVGDATMIDALAPAVEAAEAAAKQEGADIAAVLTAAADAADRGYESTVDLVPRKGRASYLGERAVGHADPGARSTALLLRAFAEAAR; this is encoded by the coding sequence GTGGCCTGCGACGCGAACGGGACCGGCCGGGCGATCCGCGCGGCGGCCGAGGTGGTGGCCGAGCACCGGGCCGAACTGATCGACCTCGACCGGGCGATCGGCGACGCCGACCACGGTGAGAACCTCAACCGCGGCTTCACCGCCGTGGTGTCCGCATTGGACTCCGCGACCCCGGCGACCCCGGCCGCGGTGCTGAAGACCGTGGCCACCACGCTGATCTCGAAGGTGGGCGGCGCGGCCGGGCCGTTGTACGGCACGGCCTTCTTGCGGGCCTCCACCTCGCTCGGTGATCAGTCCTCGTTGGACGTCGACGCGGTGGTGACCGCGCTGCGGGCCGGACTGGACGGGGTCAAGGCGCGGGGTAAGGCCGAGGTCGGCGACGCGACCATGATCGACGCACTGGCGCCCGCGGTGGAAGCCGCCGAGGCCGCCGCGAAACAGGAGGGGGCCGACATCGCCGCCGTGCTGACCGCCGCCGCGGACGCCGCGGACCGGGGTTATGAGTCCACAGTGGACCTCGTGCCGCGCAAGGGGCGCGCCTCGTACCTCGGGGAGCGGGCCGTGGGCCACGCCGATCCCGGCGCGCGCTCGACCGCGCTGCTGCTGCGCGCGTTCGCGGAGGCCGCCCGATGA
- a CDS encoding zinc ribbon domain-containing protein yields MPTYAYRCRECTETFELVRPMAESGAPAPCPGGHADTVKLLTTVALTGSSAAPAPAGGGGGCCGGGCCSS; encoded by the coding sequence ATGCCGACCTACGCCTACCGCTGCCGGGAATGCACCGAGACCTTCGAGCTGGTCCGCCCGATGGCCGAGTCCGGCGCGCCGGCGCCCTGCCCCGGCGGGCACGCCGACACGGTGAAGCTGCTGACCACCGTGGCGCTGACCGGCTCGTCCGCCGCCCCGGCGCCCGCCGGTGGTGGCGGCGGTTGCTGTGGTGGAGGCTGCTGCTCTTCCTGA
- a CDS encoding 3-hydroxyacyl-CoA dehydrogenase family protein: MAREFSSVGVVGLGTMGAGIAEVLARSGLDVVAVELDDAGITRGRGHLEHSTARALAKGKLTEDERDALLGRVRCTTSLAELADVDLVIEAVPEGLELKADVFAQLDKIIKPETILASNTSSLSVTEIGVHTSRPGKVVGLHFFNPAPVLNFVEVVRTVVTEPDVVTDVVAFAQRLGKEPVVTGDRAGFIANALLFGYLNHAVRMYEARYATREDLDAAMRLGCGYPMGPLALLDLIGLDTAYEILESMYRQSRNRLHAPAPLLKQMITAGLLGRKSGRGFYAYQAPDSPVVVDGVTGGSTVDAAPREVRVVGVVGTGTMATGIAEVFAKRGFDVVLRARSEDKARAALGKVGKSLDRQVKKGRLTEEEAGAALERIRPAVEFAELADVDLVIEAVAEELEVKRAVFAALDDAVKPGAILATTTSSLPVIECAAATSRPTEVLGLHFFNPAPVMKLVEVVGTIATAPEVVATAHAVCEAVGKHPVHCGDRAGFIVNALLFPYLNDAVKMLEAHYAEAADIDTAMKVGCGLPMGPFELLDVVGLDVSLAIQRTLYNEFREAGFAPAPLLEHLVTAGRLGRKTGKGFRDYTT, encoded by the coding sequence GTGGCACGGGAGTTCTCGAGCGTGGGCGTGGTCGGGCTGGGCACCATGGGCGCGGGGATCGCCGAGGTGCTCGCCAGGAGCGGGCTGGACGTGGTGGCCGTCGAACTGGACGACGCCGGGATCACCAGGGGCCGCGGCCACCTGGAGCACTCGACCGCCCGGGCGCTGGCCAAGGGCAAGCTGACCGAGGACGAACGCGACGCCCTGCTCGGGCGCGTGCGCTGCACCACCTCGCTCGCCGAACTCGCCGACGTGGACCTGGTCATCGAGGCCGTGCCGGAGGGACTCGAACTGAAGGCGGACGTCTTCGCCCAGCTGGACAAGATCATCAAGCCGGAGACGATCCTCGCCTCCAACACCTCCTCGCTGTCGGTGACCGAGATCGGCGTGCACACCTCCCGGCCGGGCAAGGTGGTCGGGCTGCACTTCTTCAACCCCGCGCCGGTGCTGAACTTCGTCGAGGTGGTGCGCACGGTCGTCACCGAGCCGGACGTGGTGACCGACGTGGTCGCCTTCGCGCAGCGGCTCGGCAAGGAGCCGGTGGTCACCGGCGACCGTGCCGGGTTCATCGCGAACGCGCTGCTCTTCGGCTACCTCAACCACGCCGTGCGGATGTACGAAGCGCGCTACGCCACCCGCGAGGACCTGGACGCGGCGATGCGCCTCGGCTGCGGTTACCCGATGGGGCCGCTCGCGCTGCTGGACCTGATCGGGCTCGACACCGCGTACGAGATCCTCGAATCGATGTACCGGCAGTCGCGCAACCGGCTGCACGCGCCGGCCCCGCTGCTCAAGCAGATGATCACCGCGGGCCTGCTCGGCCGGAAGTCGGGCCGGGGGTTCTACGCCTACCAGGCCCCGGATTCGCCGGTGGTGGTGGACGGCGTCACCGGTGGGTCCACTGTGGACGCCGCCCCGCGCGAGGTGCGGGTGGTCGGCGTGGTCGGCACCGGCACGATGGCCACCGGGATCGCCGAGGTCTTCGCCAAGCGCGGGTTCGACGTGGTGCTGCGGGCGCGCAGCGAGGACAAGGCGCGGGCGGCGCTGGGCAAGGTCGGCAAGTCGCTGGACCGCCAGGTGAAGAAGGGGCGGCTGACCGAGGAGGAGGCGGGGGCCGCGCTGGAGCGCATCCGGCCGGCGGTGGAGTTCGCCGAACTGGCCGACGTGGACCTGGTGATCGAGGCGGTCGCCGAGGAGCTGGAGGTCAAGCGCGCGGTGTTCGCCGCGCTCGACGACGCGGTCAAACCGGGCGCGATCCTGGCCACCACCACGTCCTCGCTGCCGGTGATCGAGTGCGCCGCGGCCACCTCGCGCCCGACCGAGGTGCTCGGCCTGCACTTCTTCAACCCGGCCCCGGTGATGAAGCTGGTCGAGGTGGTCGGCACGATCGCCACCGCGCCGGAGGTGGTGGCCACCGCGCACGCGGTCTGCGAGGCGGTCGGCAAGCACCCGGTGCACTGCGGTGACCGGGCCGGGTTCATCGTCAACGCGCTGCTGTTCCCGTACCTCAACGACGCGGTGAAGATGCTGGAAGCGCACTACGCCGAGGCGGCGGACATCGACACCGCGATGAAGGTCGGGTGCGGCCTGCCGATGGGACCGTTCGAACTGCTCGACGTGGTCGGGCTGGACGTGTCGCTGGCCATCCAGCGCACGCTGTACAACGAGTTCCGGGAGGCCGGTTTCGCGCCGGCGCCGCTGCTGGAACACCTGGTCACCGCAGGACGCCTCGGCCGCAAAACCGGCAAGGGCTTCCGCGACTACACCACTTAG
- the dhaM gene encoding dihydroxyacetone kinase phosphoryl donor subunit DhaM: protein MSRVGLVLVSHSAKLAEGVAELAAEMAPEVTVVPAGGLAEGGLGTDYDAVVAAVQRADSGSGVVLLYDLGSAQMTAELATESLADPNAAVVADAPLVEGAIAAAVAAQGGGDKTAVVYAAASAGSAPDLAEAAESPAEETAELTLRNDVGLHARPAALLARTLADVDAEVRVRLGDSEVDARSVLGLMSLGARQGDTIHIDARGAQAAEAIRRAKELVETDFGE, encoded by the coding sequence ATGAGCCGCGTGGGTCTGGTACTGGTCTCGCACAGCGCCAAGCTCGCCGAGGGCGTGGCGGAACTGGCCGCGGAGATGGCGCCGGAGGTGACCGTGGTGCCCGCCGGCGGGCTGGCCGAAGGCGGGCTGGGCACCGACTACGACGCGGTCGTCGCCGCGGTGCAACGGGCCGACTCGGGCAGCGGCGTGGTCCTGCTCTACGACCTCGGCAGCGCGCAGATGACCGCGGAACTGGCCACGGAGTCACTGGCGGACCCGAACGCCGCGGTGGTCGCCGACGCCCCGCTGGTCGAGGGCGCGATCGCGGCGGCCGTCGCCGCGCAGGGCGGTGGTGACAAGACCGCGGTGGTCTATGCCGCCGCGTCGGCCGGGTCCGCGCCGGATCTCGCCGAGGCCGCGGAGAGCCCGGCCGAGGAGACCGCCGAACTGACCCTGCGCAACGACGTCGGCCTGCACGCGCGTCCGGCCGCACTGCTCGCGCGGACCCTGGCGGACGTGGACGCCGAAGTCCGGGTGCGCCTCGGTGACTCGGAGGTGGACGCGCGCAGCGTGCTCGGCCTGATGTCGCTGGGCGCCCGCCAGGGCGACACGATCCACATCGACGCCAGGGGCGCCCAGGCGGCCGAGGCCATCCGGCGGGCCAAGGAGCTGGTGGAGACCGACTTCGGCGAATAG
- a CDS encoding DUF3558 domain-containing protein → MSSAVRFRTVVTAVAAVALFGSVAGCGADLARSNFQRTTVPPEPGGSGGTGPAPNGEITDPAVSAKSLRLIDPCGLLAAETFTGVGTPAEPRPSGWDRCAADVTDAGQKKIKISLEIGGIIIGSIDDAKTAVEGLPQLEKKDGESCTVTAVTSKEPKSGIVLQVDYPGGDPCGAGRTALQRMVKKLHSNPRKHPDAPGTVISVDACTSVDTAVVAEVLGGKPDDPSPMGLHGCSIRSRTPQVMITFRPTSAPAEEEGSSPVDLGGGVQGFAKTRVDGEPECTVTWRHRVIGTDEYGMENAERAEVDYNGADGTAESDGSCDKAVKVAKTVVAKLPKA, encoded by the coding sequence GTGTCTTCAGCTGTGCGTTTCCGGACCGTGGTGACCGCGGTCGCCGCGGTGGCCCTGTTCGGTTCGGTCGCCGGATGCGGTGCCGACCTGGCCCGTTCGAACTTCCAGCGCACCACGGTGCCGCCGGAGCCGGGCGGGTCGGGCGGCACCGGCCCGGCGCCGAACGGGGAGATCACCGACCCGGCGGTCTCGGCGAAGTCGCTGCGGCTGATCGACCCGTGCGGCCTGCTGGCGGCCGAGACCTTCACCGGGGTCGGCACCCCGGCCGAACCGCGTCCGAGCGGCTGGGACCGCTGCGCCGCCGACGTCACCGACGCCGGCCAGAAGAAGATCAAGATCTCGCTGGAGATCGGCGGCATCATCATCGGCTCGATCGACGACGCGAAGACCGCCGTCGAGGGCCTGCCGCAGCTGGAGAAGAAGGACGGCGAGTCCTGCACGGTCACCGCGGTGACCTCCAAGGAGCCGAAGTCCGGCATCGTGCTGCAGGTCGACTACCCCGGTGGTGACCCGTGCGGGGCCGGGCGCACCGCGCTGCAGCGGATGGTCAAGAAGCTGCACAGCAACCCGAGGAAGCACCCGGACGCCCCTGGCACGGTGATCAGCGTCGACGCCTGCACCAGCGTGGACACCGCGGTGGTCGCCGAGGTGCTCGGCGGCAAGCCGGACGACCCGTCACCGATGGGCCTGCACGGCTGCTCCATCCGCTCGCGCACCCCGCAGGTGATGATCACCTTCCGGCCCACCTCCGCGCCGGCCGAGGAGGAGGGCTCCTCGCCGGTCGACCTCGGCGGCGGGGTGCAGGGCTTCGCCAAGACCAGGGTGGACGGCGAGCCCGAGTGCACGGTGACCTGGCGGCACCGGGTGATCGGCACCGACGAGTACGGCATGGAGAACGCCGAGCGGGCCGAAGTGGACTACAACGGCGCCGACGGCACGGCGGAGTCGGACGGTTCCTGCGACAAGGCGGTCAAGGTGGCCAAGACGGTGGTCGCCAAGCTGCCGAAGGCCTGA
- the dhaK gene encoding dihydroxyacetone kinase subunit DhaK, with amino-acid sequence MKKIINDPADVVVESLRGLAAAHSGILRVVEDPALVVRADAPVDGKVAVISGGGSGHEPLHGGFVGPGMLDAAVPGAVFTSPTPDAVQAAVEATASAAGALLIVKNYTGDVLNFETAAELAAAEGTEVRSVVIDDDVAVADSTFTAGRRGVGGTVLLEKIAGAAAERRYSLDDVEAVARRVIGQVRSIGVALTPPTVPHAGEPSFTLADNEIEFGIGIHGEPGRERIPAEPADQLVARMLAAITEDLPFERGDRVLLFTNSMGGTPQVELYLAHGIAERLLAEQGITVERRLVGPYITSLEMQGISLTLLKLDDELVELWDSWVNTAALRWGV; translated from the coding sequence ATGAAGAAGATCATCAACGACCCGGCCGACGTGGTCGTCGAATCACTGAGAGGCCTGGCCGCGGCGCATTCCGGCATCCTGCGGGTGGTCGAGGACCCGGCACTGGTGGTCCGGGCGGACGCCCCGGTGGACGGCAAGGTGGCGGTGATCTCCGGCGGCGGCTCCGGCCACGAACCACTGCACGGCGGGTTCGTCGGGCCGGGCATGCTCGACGCGGCGGTGCCGGGCGCGGTGTTCACCTCGCCGACGCCGGACGCGGTGCAGGCCGCGGTCGAAGCCACCGCCTCCGCCGCGGGCGCGCTGCTGATCGTGAAGAACTACACCGGGGACGTGCTGAACTTCGAGACCGCCGCGGAACTGGCCGCCGCCGAGGGCACCGAGGTGCGCAGCGTGGTGATCGACGACGACGTGGCGGTCGCCGACTCCACCTTCACCGCGGGCCGCCGCGGCGTCGGCGGCACCGTGCTGCTGGAGAAGATCGCCGGGGCCGCCGCCGAACGCCGGTACTCGCTCGACGACGTGGAAGCGGTCGCCCGCCGGGTGATCGGCCAGGTGCGCTCGATCGGCGTGGCGCTCACCCCGCCCACCGTGCCGCACGCCGGTGAGCCGAGCTTCACCTTGGCGGACAACGAGATCGAGTTCGGCATCGGCATCCACGGCGAACCCGGCCGCGAGCGCATCCCGGCCGAGCCCGCCGACCAGCTGGTCGCCCGCATGCTGGCGGCGATCACCGAGGACCTGCCGTTCGAGCGCGGCGACCGGGTGCTGTTGTTCACCAACTCGATGGGCGGCACCCCGCAGGTCGAGCTGTACCTGGCGCACGGCATCGCCGAACGCCTGCTCGCCGAGCAGGGCATCACCGTGGAACGGCGGCTGGTCGGGCCGTACATCACCAGCCTGGAAATGCAGGGGATCAGCTTGACGCTGCTGAAACTGGACGACGAACTGGTCGAGCTGTGGGACTCGTGGGTCAACACGGCGGCACTGCGGTGGGGGGTCTGA
- a CDS encoding sodium:solute symporter family protein: protein MGVLAEANLRLDANAVDYVLLAFYFVLVLGIGYLARRQVSTSLDFFLSGRSLPAWVTGLAFISANLGAIEVMGMSANGAQYGMPTAHYFWIGAVPAMLFLGIVMMPFYYGSKVRSVPEFMLRRFGKPAHLVNGISFAVAQILIAGANLFLLATVVNLLLGWPIWVSVILAAVIVLAYTALGGLSAAIYNEVLQFFVIVAALVPLTFVGLYKVGGWQGLVDKVTASPGGDAQLSSWPGNELTGFGNNFLSVLGLVFGLGFVLSFGYWTTNFVEVQRAMASKSMSAARRTPIIGAFPKLLIPFIVIIPGMIAAVTVTELVQFKGGANVEGVDYNYALLLLMRDLLPNGMLGIAIAGLLASFMAGMAANLSSFNTVFTYDIWQSYIKKDKPDGYYLSFGRLVTAAGTILAIGTAFIASSYSNLMDYLQQLFSFFNAPLFATFILGMFWKRMTATAGWTGLVSGTLAAIGVFILAETGVWDLPGQGASFIGAGAAFVVDVVVSVAVTYATQPKPEAQLVGLVYSLTPKDSLKHSDTGEDSGWYRKPGLLAGIVLAITIVLNIIF, encoded by the coding sequence GTGGGTGTGCTCGCTGAGGCGAACCTGCGGCTAGACGCGAACGCGGTGGACTACGTCCTGCTCGCGTTCTACTTCGTTCTGGTACTGGGCATCGGCTACCTCGCCCGCAGGCAGGTGTCGACCAGTCTCGACTTCTTCCTGTCCGGCCGGTCGCTGCCCGCCTGGGTGACCGGTCTCGCCTTCATCTCGGCGAACCTCGGCGCGATCGAGGTCATGGGGATGTCGGCGAACGGCGCGCAGTACGGGATGCCGACCGCGCACTACTTCTGGATCGGCGCGGTCCCGGCCATGCTGTTCCTCGGCATCGTGATGATGCCCTTCTACTACGGCTCCAAGGTCCGCAGCGTGCCGGAGTTCATGCTCCGCCGCTTCGGCAAACCGGCTCACCTGGTCAACGGCATCAGCTTCGCGGTCGCCCAGATCCTGATCGCCGGCGCGAACCTCTTCCTGCTGGCCACCGTGGTCAACCTGCTGCTCGGCTGGCCGATCTGGGTGTCGGTCATCCTGGCCGCGGTGATCGTGCTCGCCTACACCGCGCTCGGCGGCCTGTCCGCCGCGATCTACAACGAGGTCCTGCAGTTCTTCGTGATCGTCGCCGCGCTGGTGCCGCTCACCTTCGTCGGCCTGTACAAGGTCGGCGGCTGGCAGGGCCTGGTCGACAAGGTCACCGCCAGCCCCGGCGGCGACGCGCAGCTCAGCTCCTGGCCGGGCAACGAGCTGACCGGCTTCGGCAACAACTTCCTCTCCGTGCTCGGCCTGGTCTTCGGCCTCGGCTTCGTGCTCTCGTTCGGGTACTGGACCACGAACTTCGTCGAGGTCCAGCGCGCGATGGCGTCGAAGTCCATGTCGGCCGCGCGCCGCACGCCGATCATCGGTGCCTTCCCGAAGCTGCTGATCCCGTTCATCGTGATCATCCCCGGCATGATCGCCGCGGTCACCGTCACCGAGCTGGTCCAGTTCAAGGGCGGCGCCAACGTCGAAGGCGTGGACTACAACTACGCGCTCCTGCTGCTGATGCGCGACCTGCTGCCCAACGGCATGCTCGGCATCGCGATCGCCGGTCTGCTGGCCTCGTTCATGGCGGGCATGGCGGCGAACCTGAGCTCGTTCAACACGGTGTTCACCTACGACATCTGGCAGTCCTACATCAAGAAGGACAAGCCGGACGGCTACTACCTGAGCTTCGGCCGCCTGGTCACCGCCGCGGGCACCATCCTGGCCATCGGCACCGCGTTCATCGCCTCGAGCTACTCGAACCTGATGGACTACCTGCAGCAGCTGTTCTCGTTCTTCAACGCGCCGCTGTTCGCCACCTTCATCCTGGGCATGTTCTGGAAGCGGATGACCGCGACCGCGGGCTGGACCGGTCTGGTCTCCGGCACGCTCGCCGCGATCGGCGTGTTCATCCTCGCCGAGACCGGCGTGTGGGACCTGCCCGGCCAGGGCGCCAGCTTCATCGGTGCCGGTGCCGCCTTCGTGGTCGACGTGGTGGTCAGCGTGGCGGTCACCTACGCCACCCAGCCCAAGCCCGAGGCGCAGCTGGTCGGCCTGGTGTACTCGCTCACGCCGAAGGACTCGCTCAAGCACTCGGACACCGGTGAGGACAGCGGCTGGTACCGCAAGCCGGGCCTGCTGGCGGGCATCGTGCTGGCGATCACCATCGTGCTGAACATCATCTTCTAG
- a CDS encoding alkaline phosphatase family protein — MLTDHPHLSQVVPSALAALGVDGFTDAFGFGEASGVCVLLVDGLGWELLKAHPADAPVLNELRSSQLRVGYPSTTAAGLAAIGTGLPSGEHGMVGYTFEVPGAGVLNALRWCSHDDGGDLRGTLPPEEVQPLPTTFARAAAAGVRTSVVSEAKFANSALTQAVQRGARYLGVHALGDLAARTLDALAEPRSFCYSYHSQLDFLGHVYGPGSAAWRMQLRQVDRLVESIVEGLPPGALLAVVADHGMVRIGEKLDLDDTPELLEGVRTIGGETRARHVYAAEGAAAEVLAAWKEILGDRAWVYSREEAIEGGLFGPTVSDRVRPRIGDVVAAAKGTFGMVRELAEAVESSLVGQHGSLTTAEQLVPLAVASAR; from the coding sequence GTGCTGACCGATCACCCCCACCTGTCCCAGGTCGTGCCGTCCGCGCTCGCCGCGCTCGGCGTCGACGGGTTCACCGACGCGTTCGGCTTCGGCGAGGCGTCCGGTGTGTGCGTCCTGCTCGTCGACGGCCTCGGCTGGGAGCTGCTCAAGGCGCATCCGGCCGACGCCCCGGTGCTCAACGAACTGCGGTCGTCGCAGCTGCGCGTGGGCTACCCGTCGACCACCGCCGCCGGACTGGCCGCGATCGGCACCGGGCTGCCGTCGGGTGAGCACGGCATGGTCGGTTACACCTTCGAGGTGCCCGGCGCCGGTGTGCTCAACGCCCTGCGCTGGTGCAGTCACGACGACGGCGGCGACCTGCGCGGCACGCTGCCGCCGGAGGAGGTGCAGCCGCTGCCGACCACCTTCGCGCGCGCCGCGGCGGCCGGCGTGCGCACGAGCGTGGTGTCCGAGGCGAAGTTCGCGAACTCGGCGTTGACGCAGGCGGTGCAGCGGGGTGCGCGGTACCTCGGCGTGCACGCGCTCGGGGACCTGGCCGCCCGCACGCTCGACGCGCTGGCCGAGCCCCGCAGCTTCTGCTACTCGTACCACAGCCAGCTGGATTTCCTCGGCCACGTCTACGGTCCGGGTTCGGCCGCGTGGCGGATGCAGCTGCGTCAGGTCGACCGGCTGGTCGAGTCCATTGTGGAAGGTCTGCCGCCGGGCGCGCTGCTGGCCGTGGTCGCGGATCACGGCATGGTGCGGATCGGGGAGAAGCTCGACCTCGACGACACCCCCGAACTGCTGGAGGGCGTGCGGACGATCGGCGGGGAGACGCGGGCGCGGCACGTCTACGCCGCCGAGGGTGCCGCGGCGGAGGTTCTGGCCGCCTGGAAGGAAATCCTCGGCGACCGGGCGTGGGTGTACAGCCGTGAGGAAGCCATCGAGGGCGGGCTGTTCGGCCCGACGGTCAGCGACCGCGTCCGGCCGCGCATCGGTGACGTGGTCGCCGCGGCGAAGGGCACCTTCGGCATGGTGCGCGAACTCGCCGAGGCGGTCGAGTCCTCTTTGGTCGGTCAGCACGGCTCGCTGACCACCGCGGAGCAGCTGGTGCCGCTCGCGGTGGCCAGCGCGCGCTGA